From the Populus nigra chromosome 13, ddPopNigr1.1, whole genome shotgun sequence genome, the window ACAAGTTTGTTTCCATATGAAGCCCATGCTCACATGCATCCAACACATATCACACAGGTATAGCCAATAACATAATATAACTTTCTGTGGATGTAATCATCGACAAACAAATATACATGTACATGCACAAGCACAGTATAGGGACACTATGTACCTTCTACCATAAGTAGGCATCCATGATCACCACAACTCAAAAAACCTCACATAGTCCCTCACCATCATTAACCAGTAACACCTGAAAAGAGAGGCACTAGCTGTTAGGGACAAGTTTTCTCTCAGGATGCTATCACCAGCAGAAAGAAGGAAAGCAGTGCATTTCTTTACTCAAAATGAGGGAAGTTGATCAAAATCCCTCTTGGTGCAGCATAAACTGATGTTATTCTGGAACTTAATCTTTCTTACATTAACGACGCTCAAATGAAGGTGAACAAGGATAAAAGATCATTGCATATCCAAGCAACAATCCTCTATACACAAGGTTAGAATTTTTAAAGCTAAAGACAGCAAGGCAATAACTATAATTCCTTTCTGCAGAACAAGACAACTGGGACTGATTCAAGTCTTTAATCATCAGATACTCATCGACCAAAAACATTTGTGCTAACCAGAAAGATCCAGTTTTAATTCAAGTGTACTATTATATTTACTCCTGACCAAGTAAGACATGTGAGATATACAAAACATATCCAGACTAGCAAATTGAAGCAAGACCTGCTAGGTTGGATCATATAGTTTTGATGGAAGAAAGAGTTAACATGGAACGCatgaaatcatataaaaaaaaagcaataataatTTGTGACTATTTCTTTGGTTGGTTTTTTGTAAAGGAGTGATGCCTAGAGATCTATAGTCTAGTTCTTTGTTATGGGCAAATTCTAGCTCGGGTTCAAGACAGTGAAACTTTTATTACAGGTTGAAATAATCATGTGCCCCATAAAGTGACTAAACACAAAAACAGAGATAATTAATATACACAAGTCCATCATCATCTCACACTTTCAATAATTTGCCAAAACATGGGAATAGATCAGACATTCGAAATAGACGGGTATATTCTCAACAATCTATATCTTACTCTGCGAAGTTATCAAGCAAGAGTTCGGTAGAAACATCCAAAGGATGACCAagcttcttctcctctttctCCTCAATCTCTTTCAACCAAAGAATTGCATGCACCCTTTGCCTCATAATACTGTAATCCTTAGCAAGAGTCTCAACAGTGTAAACTCCAGGAATCTCCTTATGCAACCGATACATCTCTGACTTCTCCGAGTCCTTCAAGTAAGAACCTCCTGCACCAGGCTCCCTTATTTGCTTCATCAACACACTAAGTTCGTCAATCCTCCTATCCCATCCTTTCAAAATGGCCTCACTCCTTTTATTCTCAGCCTCCAATTCATGTATCCTATCTTCAATCTCTTGCAAATCATAGGCCAAAGCATATTAAGACGCATCTGTTGTTCTTCCATCTCCATCATCTTTCCCACTATCAGTACTAGAACTAGTAGTCCTTTGACTCACCGATGCCACTCCATCAAAATGATCCTTAGTCAATCCAGTTGACCATGACGAAGCAGAGTCCCAACCCAGATCATCACTCTCCCTACCAGACTCACCAAAAGATCCACCAACTGCACTATCCCAATCATCTTCACTGTCACTTCCTCCTGAATTCACTGAGATGAACCTAGACCCAATCACTTGAAAAGTATCAATCCCATTTGTTAATGCAACCCCTTTGGCATTTTCAAAAGTGATGAGAATCATCAAGTAGCACACATGATAATTAGAGGTGTCAATTATCCTTATGAAAAGGTCAAGAACcacaaaaattaaagatgtaTTTAATGAGTTAGTTCAAAATATTTAAGTCAAGTCACACATCAAGAAAAgttcaataaataattatgcTTTAATCGATATAATCcgcaaaaaaaagagagagagagagagagcggggAAAGCCTAGTAGCTTGCAAATTAGATAAGAAATCTTGGTAGCTCGCCGATTAGACTAGGAGAAGCGGtcttgaatttttgtttgcatGCATAGTTttacattaataaatataatttttagtcTGATTGTTTGTTGAATAAgattaaatttttgtctaaaaaatttaaaagttttgtttgttaAAGGATTAAAATTATATAGCAATCAGAGTTCATGAAGGTCTTATAATAAATCCTACAAGCTAAGCTAttgtatataaattatattatttttctagttagttcaggattcattttattattttatttaaaatttttttgttgttttttagaatattttacctagtataaataatgttatttaacttgtatttaGAATGATTGTTTATTATccagaaataatattttgtgcGGAGAGATTGCTCATGCTCttcaaacttttcaaaaaaatttaatatttattggaaATTAACTATTTTTGTAGTGTTCTTATAATATCTCCAATGGCAAAAATCATTTGTGTGTACtctaatggaaaaaaatattttaacaacctatttgtattttaatatatttaatattaataattttacctAGTTGTAAGTTTAAGATATGACTTGATGATGTAtccaaaatattcaatcaacttataagttattatgttgattcataatttttttatcttgtatttaaataagattaaaatcatttttttattttcgatCCATTAGATTAGCCTAGTTTACTGATTTTTGCTTGGATCAATTGCTTGTTTGATTcaattaaatttcttatttattttaagtattgTAATTTTGTGTATAaaagttaatgttttttcattaaaagttgtgaaggttttgaaaaaaaaaactttgggaAACTCaattgagacaaaaaaaaaaaccccgtaGGGACTCAATCAAGAAAACGTCCGTAGTTAGAGGACTTGTTTAGGGTTCGCCCTTGAAAAATTGGATccgggtaaaaaaaaaaagggaagggcTCAGTTGACCCGGAAATAACAAAGACAAATCGGGTCGGGTTGAGTGTCTTAAAAAAGGTAAGTTTTTTAGGCTACGCTTTATCCACCACCAACAACAACCACAGTTACAATCACAGAGTCAGAGAGAGTTTTCAACTTGAGtgacctgaaaaaaaaaagaaaaaagaaaataaaataaagggtcTGATTTAGggtttctcatcaagaaagctCTCTCCTTTCTTAGACCAAATCGATCCATTTCTAAAAAGGATTTgatatttatgtgttttttcttgTGGGGCGGCTTGAATCACTAGAATTTGTTACATGGGTTCGTCATTTTCAGGTGGGTcacttttattttctgtttatttCCTTAAAGTTGTGAACTTTATGtgtttggtttctgagaaaatAGAAGTCGGGGTCTTAGATTTTGCTTTCTTGTGGTTTATAGGACTGTTTTTAGCTTGATTTAGtgtgtggttgtttttcaattatttttttgggttaagaAATGTTTGATTCTTCTCTTTGGTAGctgagaaaattgaaataaaaaagtacaGGAGTTAAGATGTTGACCCTTgcgttccttttttttttttttaataagcttgatgggtttttcttatttttttaggataagAAGAACTTGTGGGTTGTTAagccttttttcattttagctaatattttttaaaaaagtaatttagaCCATAGAAGTGGAAATTTTAGCTTTGATCTTGCATTTGTTTCAGCAAAGGCTTACTTAGCTGAGGTGGTGAAACTGTCTAGCTGAATCAAAAagacattttcattttttggcAACTAAAATATGATGGTATTGTTTAGCTGAAGTAACGAGATGATTTTGCTCACACGtgttgaataattaaaaatatagtatgTACTAGGACCTGTAGTGTAGTGAAATACATTATGTACTGGAACCAATCGTGTAGATTAAGTTTGATTCCATGTATAATAAACCTAATAGTTAGATTGTGAAGTTAAATGCTCTGTAGATATAATAAGTTTGTGGTTGAAGCCTAAGAACACTACTTTGGTATTGAACTAAGCAAATAAGggattcttttaattgcacaaTTTAGGAGCTTTATGCTTCCTTAGCAAGCTAATAATTGTCATAATTTAGTATGGTTGGAGTAGGTTGgtatgtttctgtttttttttagtctcaAGCTACTCATCATATGGAAAAAACATGCATCTAGCTTGGTTGCTCCTTAATATGCAGTGGTATGTGTGGAGTGTGCCCTTATCTAGTCTTAATTGTTCggccttattttttaatttatgctgTTCAATCTTGTACTTTGTACAGGTATTCTTGCTTGCTGCATCATCGTGAACAAATTTAGGGTTATGATTTAGTGCTGTAGGGTTTTCCTTTTCCAAAATTCAATGGTGCCGGAAGGCTAGTGAAATATGGAGGGTTTACAGACTATCAGTTGTCTAAAGGGTAAGCCATTATAAGTAGATGAAttcttcaaattttctttcCATAGAGAAAGATGAGTGTGTTGGTGCTGATAGCTGTCTGATGACTGGTTGCAGGTTCACTAGGCCATCAgttcttgttatttattgttTGGTTATCCAGTTTCCAAGTAGCTGTGGCATTGCAGACCCTGCTTGAGCCTAATCATGTTTCCTCTACATCTGAGCTAGGCACTCCACCTATTTCTGGACTTTTTGGACCTATTGAAATATCACCTTCTGTCTTCCCACGCTACCCTTATCCTGGTGAGAATTTAGCTCCTATGTACCCAACTTTCCCCACCACATATGAGCCAAATTTAACCGGGAAATGCCCTGTAAATTTCACTGCTATGTCAAATGTCATAGACAGAACCGCATCTGATTGCTCTCAACCCTTGGCAGCTCTTGTAGGAAATGTAATATGCTGTCCACAGCTTGGTAGTTTGCTCCACATTTTCCAGGGTTATTTCAGTGGCAACTCTGATAAGTTGGTTTTGCAGAATGCAGTGGCTGATGATTGTTTTTCAGATATCATTAGTATACTAGCAAGCAGAGGGGCGAATATCACTATACCTACACTTTGCTCTGTTAAATCGTTAAATCTTACTGGTGGGTTGTGTCCTGTGAAGGATGTTGTTAACTTTGAGAAAATAGTAAATACAAGCAAATTACTGGAAGCCTGCAGTACTGTCGATCCTCTTAAAGAGTGTTGTAGACCAATTTGCCAATCTGCAATCATGGAAGCTGCTCTTGAGATTTCCGGGACACAATTGACAATCAATGATAATAAAGATTTGGTGACCGTGCCTAATCATAATGATCCTCTTAGTGATTGTAAAGGGGTGGTATTTTCATATATCTCTAGGAAGTTATCAGCAGATGCTGCAAATAGTGCATTCCGGATATTATCTGCCTGCAAAGTTAACAAGGGTACAGTAGTAATGATTTTCCTTCTTTATGAACTCTTCCTCGGTTTTTGCTGGACTGAATTTCATAAATGCAATGCCAATGTCACATCAATAATTTCCTGTGCATATATTGCATCTTCTGGGAGGTTCTCCTGTGTTTTAGAACTTTTCATGATGGAATGATGCAATAGTTGAAGAGAGGACAAAAGTGTTGGCAATATGTTATGAGTCTAGATCATTTGTTCAGCAAATGATGCTGCTTTTGAATCTATCTAGATGCTTTGTGTTACTTGCACACATTTCTGTGCACATAGCTTTATCATGAATTTGTGGAACTCAAGAAGGAtccgttattttttttttgttgactcaATGTTTCATGTGCAGCTTGTCCTTTGAATTTCACACAGCCATTAGAAGTTATTAAAGCATGTCGAAATTTAGCTGCTCCCAATCCCTCCTGCTGTAGCGCATTAAATACATACATTGCTGGGAtacaaaatcaaatgttaattaCAAACAAACAGGCGATAATCTGTGCAACAGTTTTGGGGTCCAAGCTACGACAAGGCGGGGTCATGACAAATGTTTATGAGCTTTGTGACATTGACTTGAAAGATTTTAGCATACAAGGTTTATTTCCTCAGTTTGATACCagtcttttaaaattttcactcCATTTCATCCTCTATTCCATCTGATATCtattacttctttttttgtggATTGTGTGTTGGTGGATGCCAAGCAGCATATGGACAACAAGGTTtgcttctctctccctctcaacAATAGAGTTTATATACTGCAATCACATTTTTAGATTAAAGTAAGATTTCTTGGATACATGCGGATGCCCAGTGCTAAAAGTGTGAATGGGATGTAGGGCATGATTTGTATATTGAATGAAAATCTCCCACCCAAACCTGGCAGTTGGCTTCCTGGAAGTTGTGGGTTTTATTTGTGTATTTAGGATATTTGATGAAAACTTCTGGGTTGTGATCTAACTGAGGCCTGGTGAGATGATGGGTGTCGAGTTTTCCAATTTGCTTGAGAATGGAAATAAGGTTTTGTTCATTTGACTACATAAAAGAAAGTGCTTCTTAGAGTCTGTAATGTAACTGCTCTCTTTTGCAGCCTGGAAAGAAAtcaatattgttgttgttgtttataaatttttcttttcgaTTTAATTTTAGGTTGTCTGCTTCGAAGCTTGCCTGCCGATGTTATATTAGACAATTCGACAGGGTTCAGCTTTACATGTGACTTGACCGACAACATTGCAGCTCCATGGCCATCATCATCCTCCGTGTCATCCGTGTCTCTTTGTGCCCCAGGTAATGTTAAACTACTCAAGAAAGAACCAAATCTTaccttttctttatatttctgAAAGAGCACGAGCAATTTGATATTTCATCtggaaaacacacacacacacacacacacacacacgaataTGCTGCTTGTTCTCAAGTTCTTGTTCTAACAGCTCCTGCCATAATCTTGCAGAGATGTCCTTGCCTGCCTTGCCTACATCACAGATCAGAAACCCAGGTGTGTACCTTTGCCCCATGCAATTCCTAACCGAGCAGCTTAGACTTGTTCTGCTACTTGTTTGTTTAACAATGTCACAATAAAAACACACACAGAGGCGTGCACATTAGTAGTTGATTGTTTTCACTCTGAGTGAACAAAGGCATTTTTATTAGCATGCTGATTGCTGAATCATATATTAGTTAACCAGCCATAGTGTAAGATCATTCGTCATAAAGATTCAGCTTTGAATGTAATAGTGCTTGTTCTTGAACACAgcagtttcttttttcttttcgttcTCCCTTCGTTTCTGACATCTGTATTAATGCTTCAACGCAGGCAATCGTGGTGGTGAGTTGGAGCCGCTGGTAcccattttttcattttttattttcagtgcATTGTTGTACTGAAGAGATTAGTCAAGGGCTTGAACCGGTTTGAAATAGGTGGTGGTGTCTCTGGAAATTTGACCTTGTGTGGGGATTTTTACTTGTATATTTTGATGAGCAGCCTCCTTCATGTATAGcagtttttcatttttgttttttttttttccttttatttttaaagctaTTTTTGTGTCTATTTTTGATGGTTATTGTTGAAAAAGACTTTATTgatattttcatggaaaattttCTGTGGGTGTCATCTGTTAAAGCATATTGTGTGATTATCAGACAGCAGGTCATCACTGGCAGCCACTATATTTGTGGCGCGTGTTTCTACGTGCATCCCATGCAAGTAAAACAAGTCACTCATTTTGCTGTTTTGCAAATAGTTGTCAGACTCGACTCTCGAGACGgagtaaaaagaaaagtttgggCTGCTAGGTTATCGGGTATCGGGTTAAATTCTGTAAGCCCAAGTGAAAAATGATATTGtacacaatttatttatttatttatttattttgtcttcATCTCTCACTTCTTCCACTTAAGAGACCTAAAgcaatgttaaataaaaaaacttagtaGCCCAACACTATTTTACAGAGGtggttattttcaatttggtttggtttttattaaaaataaataaataataataactaaactgaatttaaaaaaaaaaacaaactgaaatcgGTTTAAACTGACTAgtttgggtttggtttggttttttagaataaaaactggttcaaactggTTGCCTTGGTTTTTTTGCCTGGTTTGgccttggttttttcggtttgggttctgtttttttggttttagacatctaaaaccaaaaccgaaccgaattgaaccggtcagttttttaaaattttaatcggtttaattggtttttttcacggtttgattttttcggttaattttttttattttcttggtttttttattttttcagttgttTTACTCAttcctattatttttataaataactaGTTGATTGATTAAATGACtattagatattattatttaactcagtaaaacaacttaaattttaaaagttttgattttttgtttagctcgggttttaaattaaattatatgaaagttgttttgatatgattttatcaaCTAGGCGGgtatagagagaaaaaaaaagaatagtttTATCCtagttaacttgtaaaatttatgacttggattataaattttaaattgattttattttattttattttataataaaaaaacatgaaaattgatTCATtgttaatctaatattaattaataaaatcaaaataaaaatttaatattaaaaaatgagtaAAACTAAATGGcctcatttaaaaaaaggacaaaaataaaatttaatattaaaaaataaaattgaaaggaaaaaaaacataggattaattaaaaaaagtaatggcCAGtcataaagtaaaaaatattgaaagataaaattaaataaaaatattacattaaaggatgtaatttaaaaataaaaataaaataacttaaaaaaaaaaaagaagcgaACCCCAagagcaaataaaaatacatgtagGCCTATTACAACAAACCTCGTATGGGGAGGGGAGGGTCACTGGCCTAGgctagtattttatttttatttatataaggtTCGGTCAACTGcctctttcttttaataaataaataaatagataactTCACACCTATCTTTTGGAAGAAAATATTACTGCACGGTGAAATCAAACCCACGGTCTCTAGCCACTCGCCTACGTGATAACCAACGAATCTACTCCATGAAGTTGttatcaaaatgattaaaaaacttatattaaaccaatttcttattcatataaataattaaaccaaCTTCTTgccttttagttatagttattaaacccagagGGTTAACTTGACCAATTAAATAGGTTTGGATTACATAGATTGACTTgaattaactcaaaaaaattaaaaaaaaatatttaaaattttaatatttcacatggaaaagttaagaaacaatttatataaatatatgatatatatattgtacATAATAAGTGTTAAAATAGTAGTTTCggtttaaaagataaaaacaaattattaaaaccatagctatcaagatttatttaaagataatgttatttaaaataaaaaaataaaaattgattcgaTCAAGTTTATGTTTTGtcagattaattaaattatgaattaactTGTTACATCATTTAAGTTTGATCGAATCAACCTCTTaaacatgttaaaaacaaaCCTGATCGATGCTGAACTCTGAGTTAGCGAGATTACTGGAAACTTGATATCTATGATTTGATATTCAATTAgactaaattaattattttaggatCCTAATTCATGCAAATAGTACTAACTTCATTTTTCTTGTGTAGAAAATGTGCAACTAGTATTAAATCCGTAGGAATAGGACGGCACCACAGAAGAAAATATGCAGCATTGCATCTCTTATTGCCAAATTCTTGAGTAATTGAAGCTGAAATCTCTTATTGCTACagtcatcatcttcttctcaaATCCTAGGCACTATATATGCCAGCAATGCCCAAATAAAACCAGCTGAAGTCTTCTTAAAGCTGCAAGCCTGATCATGATGATCTACAATTCTACAAATTACCCTATCCAAGTTCAGTGGGTTCCCATGGCTAACCTGATTTTATTTCCCTTTTGTATTCATATATTCCCCAATTTCCCTTTAGTTTTCCAATTTCCCGAGTATCTAGGCAGTtgtcttgatatatatatatagttcctATTTTATGCAAGTAGGAAAGtattagaagaaaataaaaatcatagctgataaaacaagaacaaaatatgTACGAGGAACACAACCAATCTTATCCATTTTATTGTCTTCTTCCCCAAACCTCCCACTACCCTTCAACtacaaaatcaaaacagaaaataaCGAGCATTGGTCATGATACACATGACTTGATTACATATTAGCTAGAAGTTGATAGGACGTTGATCACATGATTCTGATCATCAAAAGCATATCCCCATTGGATATAAGCATCCCATAGAACCGCAACAGTCCATAGGGCTGAACATGCAAAACCCACCTTTATCGATACAATTAGCTTCACCTTGGGCATACATAATGTCTGAAAGTGGTGGAATCAGCCGCATGGCTAGGGTGGAATGAGCAAAGGCAGCCATAAATGTGAAGGCCACTATCAGCATCATCAAACCACTAACCTTCTTGCTGATAATCTCCATGCACGATTTCTGTATTACTAGCTAGCTCTCAATCAAATCACTTCTAGTGTTTGTGTGTTGCATGATACCTCGATCTCTTGAAGGGTTCGTTTTATAGTGGTGCAAAGGAGTTGACCGTACGTCAAATCTTGTGCCAACACATTTCTTACTTGTGTTTACTCATGGCGTGTCTGTCAATACCACGGTTCATTTGCTcattaacaaaatcaaacatgCAAGCATCTCTTCTCAGTTACTTACACATAAGCCTTTTGACATGTCTAGCACTTAGTGAGCAACAATAAAATTTACACAGCATCCAATTGAttaagtttgtttttgaaaatttcacaCACCCAGCTCCTGCTGTAGCTCATTAAATACATACAGGCGATAATCTGGGCAACAGTTCcgaaaagaaatcaattatttaacaataacaataataatttttcttttccatttaattGTAGCGTGTCTACTTCGAAGCTTGCCTGCCGATGTTATACTGGACAATTCGACGGGGTTCAGCTTTGCATGTGACTTGACCGACAACATTGCAGCTCCATGGCCAGCATCATCTTCCGTGTCATCCTTGGCTCTTTGTGCCCCAGGTAAATGTTCAACTACTCAAGAAAGAACTAAACCTCACCtgttcttaatttatatttccgGAAGAGCACGAGCAATTTGATATTTCATCCGGAACACACACACGTATATGCAGCTTGTCCTCAAGTTCTTGTTCTAACAGCTCCTGCCTAAATCTTGTAGAGATGTCCTTGTCTGCCTTGCCGACATCACAGATCAAAAACCCTGATGGGTGCCTTTGTCCCATGCAATTCGCAACCTATCAGCATAACCCTGTTCTGCTGCTTGTTTGCTTAACAATGTCACAATTACAAACCCACGCACATTAGTAATTGATTGTTTTCACTGTGAGTGAACAAAGGCATTTGTAATGGCATTCTGATTGCTGGATCATACATTAGTTAGCCAGCCATAGTATAAGATCATTCACCATAAAGACTTAgctttaaactgttttttttatataaaaaataagtaacagtTACTAGCGTGGTTTTTAGCAACAAGAATTGCGAATTTAAAGTTTGAAATGTGCTTAATAAAATTGAAGCTTCTATATATGTACTAATATCATCCAAATGATGGtccaatgttttatttataaaaagaatggtTTGAtgacatttttaatataaacaagtcaaattgagttaatttttctattatgtGACTTAGTCATAATCAAACAACCTTGtttttaagttagtttttttaatagaaggGATTTACAATCTTAAAAACATGAGATAGGATcctaatcaaaatttaaataaaaacaacaacgcaaataaaaaaaatacaaaaaaagaagggttcATCTAGaaatttgaaagaaacaaagaaaaagaaaaaaagacaaggtGTTTCTAGGCCTGGCAAGAAACCCGAGTCCAGGTGTGCTTGAGCTAAAAGTTTTCCCATCTAATAAGAAGTAGgcagtacttttttttttattaaaaacaatgatGCATCGTCTACTCTACTGGAGCAAACATGTTActtaaaaacccaaaatttgGTCATACATATGGTGGTCAAAAAATTAGGAGAGTTGGGACTTTggctaaaaatttaatttaacgtattttcataaaaaaaaaaaacctcaaataaATACCATACAAACATGCTTAAACCACCAATAAGCTCTAAAACACcataaaccattaaaaaaaaaaactgagaatcAACCGGAAAAAAACCCAATCTATATTTTTGGGTATgtttaaaggaaaaaaccacCCACATCAAACTCATGTCGTTGAATAAGAGCCGTTGGTATAAAGATTATCCATTTTTATCATTGGATTATGGagaatttataacttttttttggtgttgctGTAATCTAACgacctttctctttctctcatgCCAGTGACTGAAAATGAGaaacataaaatttagaattaaaatgaaacatccaaaaaacaaagtgattagataagatgaaaaattaaaataaagagatcAAAAGGAACTTTGTTGTACTAATTTTAGATTGGTTACCACATTTTACCACCTTTCACACTTTgttcctatattttttaattgtgtttcctataaaaaaaatataagaaatcaaTAAACAGTCGGAGAAACGAAGGGtgcaattgaaaaacaaagattgatcaacaaaaaaaattcatttatgttccttttcccttgttcttttagtttatgttaATGTAATAGTGCTtcttcttaaacacaaaaaaacttatttttttcttttcattatccCTTCATTTCTGACATATCTGGATAAATGCTTTGACATAGGCAGTCACGGTGGTGAGTTGAAGTTGCTCTTACTTTTATACCCACATATATATAAGATaagaaacaatataaataatGCATGCCACGCatcatctatttatttatccttAAGGGACATAGAATTATGGGAATATTACAGTGATCATCGTAAAGTTGTTGAAGTCTTTTCGATGAATTTCATTAACATTAACTATCGAAATTACAGTTTTTGAATTCAAACTCGTTGACTTTAATAAATCTTTTGTATTTCAACAATTATTTAGggttatttcattaattttgttttggagTACTTTTCCATTTTCAGAATTTACCCGTCATGTAGTCAAGTTTAGAGTTATTTTAAATCCCAGATGGAAATCATTGACCCCTTCACTAAGATAATTtcattctaaaaagaaaatatatagaacACAAATTTCATGAAAATCCTTACTTCCTGCGAACCACATCACATAATGAAaagcaaaaacataaaatttaacaagCTAGGATGAGATTAGAGTGTGGCTGCATTAATGAAAATACACTAAATTGATAGTTTCTGCAAGTGCAACAGGACAACCACAGTAACAAGAGGGCCCTCCCTTGTTATCTTTATTCCTCCAACCTTCTTCCCCACCTTCACAGCCCTTCAGCTACGACatcaaaatgaaa encodes:
- the LOC133671405 gene encoding uncharacterized GPI-anchored protein At1g61900-like gives rise to the protein MEGLQTISCLKGSLGHQFLLFIVWLSSFQVAVALQTLLEPNHVSSTSELGTPPISGLFGPIEISPSVFPRYPYPGENLAPMYPTFPTTYEPNLTGKCPVNFTAMSNVIDRTASDCSQPLAALVGNVICCPQLGSLLHIFQGYFSGNSDKLVLQNAVADDCFSDIISILASRGANITIPTLCSVKSLNLTGGLCPVKDVVNFEKIVNTSKLLEACSTVDPLKECCRPICQSAIMEAALEISGTQLTINDNKDLVTVPNHNDPLSDCKGVVFSYISRKLSADAANSAFRILSACKVNKACPLNFTQPLEVIKACRNLAAPNPSCCSALNTYIAGIQNQMLITNKQAIICATVLGSKLRQGGVMTNVYELCDIDLKDFSIQAYGQQGCLLRSLPADVILDNSTGFSFTCDLTDNIAAPWPSSSSVSSVSLCAPEMSLPALPTSQIRNPGNRGGELEPLVPIFSFFIFSALLY